A stretch of the Porifericola rhodea genome encodes the following:
- a CDS encoding SMP-30/gluconolactonase/LRE family protein: MYKHAYLMGLLLFFAACDSSTQQEQSTEASDEAQTQNTSYKTTGSVERLSPRLDQLIPKDAQLEILAEGYEWTEGPVWVPQGNYLLYSDIPQNSIFKWKEGEGASLYLKPSGFSGDGKMKEPGSNGLILDDQGRLVLCQHGDRRIARMTSPLGEPSPQFETIVETYEGKRLNSPNDLAYLSNGLLYFTDPPYGLPGGADSDAKELDFQGVYRYNSENNELILLTDELSRPNGIGFSPDGATLYVANSDPKRAIWMAYDVSADGDVENGRVFYDATSKTAEAPGLPDGLAVHSSGNIFATGPGGVWIFSPQGDHLGTLKTGQATANCTFNSDESVLYITADMYLMRIVLKGKAL, translated from the coding sequence ATGTACAAACACGCTTACCTAATGGGGCTGCTTCTATTTTTTGCAGCCTGTGACTCTTCTACTCAACAAGAACAATCCACTGAAGCCAGCGATGAGGCGCAAACACAAAACACCAGCTATAAAACTACAGGCTCAGTAGAGCGGCTTTCTCCCCGGCTAGACCAGCTTATACCCAAAGATGCTCAGCTGGAAATACTCGCAGAAGGCTACGAATGGACTGAAGGGCCGGTATGGGTGCCGCAGGGAAATTATCTGCTCTACTCAGATATACCTCAAAACAGTATTTTTAAATGGAAAGAAGGAGAGGGGGCCTCGCTTTACCTGAAACCTTCTGGCTTTAGCGGAGATGGTAAAATGAAGGAGCCTGGTTCAAATGGATTAATTCTGGATGATCAGGGGCGGCTGGTACTATGCCAGCATGGCGATAGGCGTATTGCCCGTATGACGAGCCCTCTAGGAGAGCCTTCTCCGCAGTTTGAAACAATAGTAGAAACTTATGAGGGTAAACGACTAAACAGTCCGAACGATCTGGCATATCTGAGCAATGGCCTGCTATACTTTACAGACCCACCTTATGGGCTACCAGGTGGAGCAGACAGTGATGCTAAAGAGTTAGATTTTCAGGGGGTATACCGCTATAATAGTGAAAACAATGAGCTCATTCTTCTTACTGATGAGCTTAGCAGACCTAATGGTATTGGCTTTTCACCGGATGGTGCTACACTCTATGTAGCCAACTCTGACCCTAAAAGAGCCATCTGGATGGCCTATGATGTAAGTGCTGATGGTGATGTAGAAAATGGCAGAGTTTTTTATGATGCTACCAGCAAAACTGCTGAGGCCCCTGGCTTACCTGATGGGCTGGCTGTACACAGCAGTGGAAACATTTTTGCAACAGGCCCCGGAGGCGTCTGGATATTTTCTCCGCAGGGAGATCATTTGGGTACTCTTAAAACCGGGCAGGCTACTGCTAACTGTACCTTCAATAGTGATGAGTCAGTACTATATATCACTGCGGATATGTACCTGATGCGTATTGTCCTGAAAGGTAAAGCCTTATAA
- a CDS encoding anhydro-N-acetylmuramic acid kinase — translation MKVRKYKVIGLMSGTSLDGLDIAYCHFGHTEKGGWQFEILAANTFPYEEKWVNRLQHITEVSGEELTRTHQELGVWIGKAIKRFMKKHEVDPEFIASHGHTVFHQPEKGITLQIGSSYAIHAECGKPVISNFRDMDIALGGQGAPLVPIGDRLLFPQHDFCLNIGGIANISAEVKGERLAYDVSPANMVLNHFAKKKGMAYDKGGSLARSGEVNTEILERLNALDYYHAPYPKSLGYEWVLEHFINPLEKEELSVEDMLATLTHHVAQQIANNVHQLQEFMDSPNHYSSMLATGGGAFNEYLIECIRKYSKGTFSVVLPNELIVSFKEALIFAFLGVLRVRNEINCLSSVTGASYDHSAGVVYGDLQV, via the coding sequence AAAAGGGCGGCTGGCAGTTTGAGATTTTAGCGGCCAATACCTTTCCCTATGAAGAAAAGTGGGTTAACCGCCTGCAACACATTACTGAAGTTAGCGGTGAAGAGCTTACCCGTACACATCAGGAGTTGGGGGTATGGATAGGAAAAGCGATCAAGCGTTTTATGAAGAAGCACGAAGTTGACCCGGAATTTATCGCATCTCATGGCCACACTGTTTTTCATCAGCCAGAAAAAGGCATTACCCTGCAAATAGGCAGTAGCTATGCCATACATGCCGAATGTGGTAAACCTGTGATTAGTAATTTCAGGGATATGGATATCGCGCTGGGAGGGCAGGGCGCTCCATTGGTACCTATTGGAGACCGTCTGCTTTTTCCGCAGCATGACTTCTGTCTTAATATAGGAGGTATCGCCAATATTTCTGCTGAAGTAAAAGGTGAAAGATTGGCATACGATGTTAGCCCGGCGAATATGGTGCTCAACCACTTTGCCAAGAAAAAGGGGATGGCTTATGATAAGGGCGGATCATTGGCTCGCTCAGGGGAGGTGAATACAGAAATTCTGGAACGCTTGAATGCGTTAGACTATTACCATGCTCCTTACCCTAAGTCTTTAGGGTATGAGTGGGTATTAGAGCACTTTATTAATCCTTTGGAGAAAGAAGAGCTTTCAGTTGAAGATATGCTGGCTACGCTAACTCATCATGTAGCCCAGCAAATTGCAAATAATGTGCATCAGCTACAGGAGTTTATGGATAGCCCCAACCATTACTCCAGCATGCTGGCTACCGGCGGCGGTGCTTTTAATGAATACTTAATTGAATGTATCAGAAAGTACAGCAAAGGCACATTTAGTGTAGTATTGCCCAATGAGTTGATTGTTTCTTTTAAAGAGGCGCTGATTTTTGCATTTTTGGGAGTATTGCGTGTGCGCAATGAAATTAATTGTTTGAGTTCAGTAACCGGAGCTTCTTATGACCATAGTGCGGGCGTCGTTTATGGCGATTTACAAGTGTAA
- a CDS encoding NAD(P)/FAD-dependent oxidoreductase produces MKNVTIVGGGLAGLINANMLAKAGFEVLLIEKKHYPFHKVCGEYISNEVVPFLQQTDLYPQELEPAHVSRFMLSSVSGKSAIMPLDLGGFGISRFALDHFLYQKARAAGVKFLLGTAVKDIQFKDQQFLLTLSTHEVLASPLVIGAYGKRSRLDKQLGRRFIQKRSAYIGVKYHLYADFPADMIALHNFRGGYCGISQIEAGKYNMCYLGSRNALKQHGSIEAMEKAVLHENPYLKKLFSESEFLFEKPEVINEISFAPKQAVEEHILMSGDTAGLITPLCGNGMAMAIHSAKILSNLIIKHYTKPSPDRLSLEREYTQVWKQLFARRLWVGRNVQNLFGSPWVSELGVAMVSAYKPLAKSIMRRTHGQVF; encoded by the coding sequence TTGAAAAATGTTACCATTGTAGGGGGTGGCCTGGCCGGGCTTATTAACGCGAATATGCTAGCGAAGGCTGGCTTTGAGGTTCTTTTAATTGAGAAAAAGCACTACCCTTTTCATAAAGTTTGTGGAGAGTATATTTCTAATGAAGTAGTCCCATTTTTACAGCAGACAGATTTGTACCCTCAGGAGCTTGAGCCTGCACATGTTAGTAGGTTTATGCTTAGCTCTGTTTCGGGCAAAAGTGCCATTATGCCTTTGGACCTTGGAGGCTTTGGTATTAGTCGCTTTGCGCTAGATCATTTTCTATACCAAAAAGCCCGGGCGGCAGGGGTTAAGTTTTTGCTGGGTACCGCCGTAAAAGATATACAATTCAAAGATCAACAATTTTTACTCACTCTCTCTACCCACGAAGTACTGGCAAGTCCTCTGGTCATAGGTGCTTATGGTAAACGTTCACGTCTGGATAAGCAACTTGGCCGTAGATTTATTCAAAAGCGCTCAGCCTATATTGGTGTCAAATATCACCTCTATGCTGATTTTCCGGCAGATATGATTGCCCTACATAATTTTAGAGGTGGCTACTGTGGCATTAGCCAAATTGAGGCTGGCAAGTATAATATGTGTTACCTGGGTAGCAGAAATGCACTAAAGCAGCATGGCAGTATTGAGGCTATGGAAAAAGCGGTACTGCACGAAAACCCCTATTTAAAAAAGCTCTTTTCTGAATCTGAATTCCTCTTTGAGAAGCCTGAAGTAATTAACGAAATCTCATTTGCTCCCAAACAAGCGGTAGAAGAACATATTCTTATGTCAGGAGATACAGCTGGTCTAATAACCCCTCTGTGCGGTAATGGTATGGCAATGGCTATACATTCAGCAAAAATACTCTCCAACCTAATTATCAAACATTACACTAAGCCTTCCCCCGACAGACTGAGCCTGGAGCGGGAGTATACTCAGGTATGGAAGCAACTGTTTGCCCGACGTTTGTGGGTGGGCAGAAATGTACAAAACCTTTTTGGCAGTCCCTGGGTATCTGAGCTCGGGGTAGCTATGGTTTCTGCTTACAAGCCCCTAGCCAAAAGCATAATGCGACGTACCCACGGTCAGGTCTTTTAG
- a CDS encoding SDR family oxidoreductase gives MKILLTGANGYIGMRLLPVLVRDGHEVICLVRDKRRMKVEKSLEENITYYEADLLKEDTLKDLPKDIEAAYYLVHSIGASANYEKLEAQAAHNFVNHIQFTNCKQIVYLSGIVNDKDLSKHLRSRKNVEDILMKSSIPTTVLRAGIIIGSGGASFEIIRDLVEKLPVMIAPKWVSTKSQPIALRNVLQYLHGVLLKQQAYNKVFDIGGPEVLTYKQMLLQFAEVRKLRRYIISVPVLSPRLSSLWLYFVTSTSFKLARGLVDSMKNQVIVQHRGIDEVVKVELFTYKQAVERAFDRIAQNEVISSWKDSFNSSKIDINLSEYVKVPQYGVYTDIRKIPFSKPKEQVINNIWSIGGDRGWYYLGFLWKIRGLLDQMVGGVGLRRGRRSRNSLVPGDALDFWRVLVADKEEGRLLLYAEMKLPGDAWLEFDVIDEDGQCYLLQTATYRPQGLAGRLYWWSVYPFHGFIFPGMAKRIINFEEKQKEIEQKEKKKEARKKGEQVSA, from the coding sequence ATGAAGATATTATTGACAGGAGCTAATGGATATATTGGCATGCGTCTGCTGCCGGTATTGGTCCGCGATGGGCATGAGGTAATCTGTCTGGTCCGCGATAAGCGTAGAATGAAAGTAGAAAAATCGCTGGAGGAAAATATTACCTACTACGAGGCCGATCTCCTTAAAGAAGATACGCTGAAGGACCTTCCTAAAGATATAGAAGCCGCTTATTATCTGGTACACTCCATCGGTGCTTCAGCCAATTACGAGAAGCTGGAAGCCCAGGCGGCTCATAATTTTGTAAACCACATACAATTTACAAACTGCAAACAGATTGTATACCTCTCTGGTATTGTCAATGATAAAGACCTATCTAAACATTTGCGCTCTCGCAAAAATGTAGAGGACATACTCATGAAAAGCAGCATACCTACTACGGTATTGCGTGCCGGAATTATTATTGGTTCGGGTGGTGCTTCTTTTGAGATTATTCGCGACCTGGTAGAAAAACTACCTGTTATGATAGCTCCTAAATGGGTAAGCACTAAAAGCCAACCCATAGCGCTCCGTAATGTGTTGCAGTACTTGCATGGAGTGCTGCTTAAGCAGCAGGCTTACAATAAAGTGTTTGATATTGGCGGGCCAGAAGTGCTTACATACAAGCAGATGCTCTTACAATTTGCTGAGGTTCGTAAGCTGAGAAGATACATAATTTCTGTACCAGTACTCTCTCCACGTTTATCCTCTTTATGGTTGTATTTTGTTACCAGCACTTCTTTTAAACTTGCCAGAGGTCTGGTAGACAGCATGAAGAATCAGGTAATAGTGCAGCACAGAGGCATAGATGAGGTAGTAAAAGTAGAGTTATTTACCTATAAACAAGCGGTAGAACGTGCCTTTGACCGTATTGCACAAAATGAGGTTATATCCAGTTGGAAAGATTCATTCAATAGCTCTAAAATTGATATTAATCTGAGTGAGTATGTAAAGGTGCCTCAGTACGGTGTATATACTGATATTCGTAAAATACCTTTTAGCAAGCCTAAAGAGCAGGTAATTAACAATATCTGGAGTATAGGCGGCGACCGCGGCTGGTACTACCTCGGCTTCTTATGGAAGATCAGAGGGCTTTTAGATCAGATGGTAGGTGGTGTGGGGCTTAGAAGAGGCCGAAGAAGCAGGAATAGCCTGGTACCGGGAGATGCTCTGGACTTTTGGCGAGTATTGGTGGCTGATAAAGAAGAGGGAAGGCTTTTACTTTACGCAGAAATGAAGCTGCCGGGCGATGCCTGGCTGGAGTTTGACGTAATAGATGAAGACGGGCAGTGCTATCTGCTACAAACTGCTACCTATCGCCCTCAAGGCCTGGCCGGGCGGCTGTACTGGTGGTCGGTGTATCCTTTTCATGGTTTTATATTTCCGGGCATGGCTAAACGCATTATTAACTTTGAAGAAAAGCAAAAAGAGATTGAACAGAAGGAGAAGAAAAAAGAAGCAAGAAAAAAAGGGGAGCAGGTATCTGCCTAA
- a CDS encoding M16 family metallopeptidase produces the protein MAEYELYTLANGIRVAHKQITHSKVVHCGFVLDIGSRDEKPEQHGIAHFWEHMAFKGTKKRKAFHILNRLDSVGGELNAYTTKEKICFYASVLDRHFDSAFELLTDITFDSVFPEKQIERERNVILEEMSMYYDSPEDAIQDDFDEVVFGKHPLGMNILGTSESIRRFHREDFTNFVQENLDTSKLVFSCVGNLPMKKVIRLAEKYLTDIPSKCSKRVRIPFQKYTPKQLSIERTLTQAQCTIGRDAYPVQHDNSLPFFMLTNLLGGPSMNTRLNLALREKHALVYAIDAEYQSYTDTGIFSISFGTEPRQLGRAIGYTMKELKKLREVPLGSMQLHRAKEQLMGQLAMSSENNQSLMLAMARSILDEYEMDTLESLYEKISKLEAIELQGIARQMLKEEDLSVLSFVPKAQPS, from the coding sequence ATGGCCGAATACGAACTTTATACCCTAGCTAACGGGATTAGAGTAGCACATAAACAGATTACCCACAGCAAAGTCGTTCATTGTGGCTTTGTACTAGACATAGGTAGCAGAGACGAAAAGCCGGAACAACATGGCATTGCTCACTTCTGGGAGCATATGGCCTTTAAAGGAACCAAAAAGCGAAAAGCCTTTCACATTCTCAATCGCCTGGACTCTGTAGGCGGGGAGCTTAACGCATATACTACTAAAGAAAAGATCTGCTTTTACGCCTCGGTGCTAGATCGCCATTTTGATAGTGCCTTTGAGCTGCTTACCGATATTACTTTTGATTCTGTTTTTCCAGAAAAACAAATAGAGCGAGAACGTAACGTAATTCTGGAAGAGATGTCTATGTATTACGATTCTCCGGAAGATGCGATTCAGGATGATTTTGACGAAGTAGTATTTGGCAAGCACCCACTGGGTATGAACATTCTGGGCACCAGCGAGAGCATCCGCCGCTTTCATAGAGAGGACTTCACCAATTTTGTGCAGGAAAACCTAGACACCTCTAAGCTAGTATTTTCCTGTGTAGGCAATCTGCCTATGAAAAAGGTAATACGACTGGCAGAAAAATACCTGACTGACATTCCAAGTAAGTGCTCCAAAAGGGTGCGCATACCTTTTCAGAAGTATACGCCTAAGCAACTATCAATAGAACGAACGCTCACTCAGGCTCAGTGTACCATTGGTAGAGATGCCTACCCTGTACAGCATGATAATAGCCTGCCCTTCTTTATGCTAACTAACCTACTAGGTGGGCCTAGTATGAATACCCGACTAAACCTGGCCCTAAGAGAAAAACATGCCCTGGTTTATGCCATAGATGCCGAGTACCAGTCTTATACAGACACAGGAATCTTTTCTATTTCTTTTGGTACTGAACCCCGACAGCTAGGCAGGGCTATTGGTTATACGATGAAAGAGCTTAAAAAATTACGCGAAGTGCCATTGGGTAGCATGCAGCTCCATAGGGCCAAAGAGCAGCTTATGGGGCAGTTGGCTATGAGTAGCGAAAACAACCAGAGCCTTATGCTGGCTATGGCCAGAAGTATACTGGATGAGTATGAAATGGATACTTTAGAAAGCCTGTACGAAAAGATATCTAAACTGGAAGCCATAGAGCTACAGGGCATAGCTCGACAAATGCTAAAAGAAGAAGACCTGTCAGTACTAAGCTTTGTTCCCAAAGCTCAACCCTCATAA
- a CDS encoding porin family protein, which translates to MAIYKCKYIFLVLWLVLGSVELKAQDTLSTQPKKWSKFSIGTRHGGAVSTIFEPNRILNNSEARLRWMSGYTGGISMQYYAQPNFSLQFGVNYTEKGWKEVFVDTEISELRGDSLFYQQNLSYVDIPIMAHGYIGQRNVRIYLEAGFFLSYLLSHSSEREVSITDEQISYRYEEGRDNKFNIGIVGGGGFEVATAVGLFQLGGRYSLGFSSVLDKNITQIPNPLLLNTVTITLGYYVQF; encoded by the coding sequence ATGGCGATTTACAAGTGTAAGTATATTTTTTTAGTGCTGTGGCTAGTACTCGGCAGTGTGGAGCTAAAGGCGCAGGATACCTTGAGTACTCAGCCCAAAAAGTGGTCTAAGTTTAGTATAGGTACCCGGCATGGCGGGGCTGTTTCTACTATTTTTGAGCCTAACCGAATACTGAATAATTCGGAGGCTCGCCTCCGCTGGATGAGTGGCTATACCGGAGGAATCTCTATGCAGTATTATGCGCAGCCTAATTTTAGCCTTCAGTTTGGAGTAAACTATACAGAAAAAGGCTGGAAAGAAGTGTTTGTAGATACTGAAATTAGCGAGCTGCGGGGCGATAGCCTGTTCTATCAGCAGAACCTAAGCTATGTAGATATTCCTATTATGGCGCATGGCTACATCGGGCAGCGCAATGTGCGAATCTATCTAGAGGCAGGCTTTTTCTTAAGTTATTTGCTCTCACATAGCAGCGAAAGGGAAGTAAGTATTACCGATGAGCAAATCTCTTACCGCTATGAAGAGGGAAGAGATAATAAGTTTAATATAGGCATTGTTGGAGGTGGAGGTTTTGAAGTAGCTACTGCTGTAGGCTTGTTTCAGCTGGGAGGACGCTACAGCCTGGGCTTCTCTTCGGTATTGGATAAAAACATCACCCAGATACCAAATCCCCTTCTGCTCAATACGGTTACCATTACGCTTGGCTATTATGTGCAGTTTTAG